atatttttgtATACAGCCATCGAAATACAGATTTGTTCAAACTGTCTGAAGTTCATTCACGGTTGAACCAACAGCACTCTCACTTGTGCTCTCTCACTTCACTCCGGTTGCTCATTCTTTGTCTTGAGTGCGTCTATTGTGTTTTTCGTGCTGTTGTTTTCTAACCTCTTGTCTGTTGAAGTGACGGCACGCCTGTTTAAAGCTTCATCTGAAGACTCTTGGGCTGCCGTACAATGCCCCTGTGTCTTAACCATGCAAAGACTGCAGTGTTTGGATGGAAATAACATTTGGTTTACACAATGAATGGATGGCGATGGTGTAAACTGTTTTCTCGACCCCACAATGGATGGCATCTCTAACCATCACAGTGTGACCATGACCCAACAATTGATTTGAGCTTTTCTCATCTACTTAACCTTTGGCCTTTTTTAGAAAAAATTCTATTCAATATCGATTTGTTCTTCATGACATTTACTGGCATAGGTTTGTCTTTGCCTACACAGAAGCAGATTTAATAGTTActtttgaacatttaaaaaaattactaaagACTTCCATTCTagaaattcaaattatttgtgTGAAAGATAAGGCTAACCTTTTAAACAAAATGAGACTTAAACTGAGGCAGTGTCCCACTGAGGTCTGTGCAGATGACTAGATTAGAGCTGCAGTTTAGCAGGACCATCAACTCTATTTGTCCAGCTTCTAGGCCTAATTGGTCCTAATTTTAGATCTTTCTGCCAAATCCTATTGACAGTTTAGCAGCTCTGCCACTGAAATCACTAATTTAGGGACAAAGTGGTCAAATACTGACTGATTTACTTCCTTTCTTTCATCGggtttatttaaagaaaaccaTAATTTCTGTGTATATTCGCATGATGCAGTTTCATATGTCACAGGACTGACACACAACTAAATCATGTCGTGACCTCTGTTCTCCAGATTGGTGGGTGCAGCGGTCTGAATGTCTTCTGTGTACGAGAGAACAGACTAACGAGAATACCGGCAGAGCTGTCACAAGCCACAGAGCTGCATGTGTTCGATGTCTCTGGAAACAGGTTCGTTCAACAACACACCCAAACCGTCTTATCATTTCCCAGTGACggacattattaaaaaaacacatggtCCTTCCAGTGACTTGAAGACTTAATTAACAATGATTTTTCATGCTTATGCATTTTTTATGAAGTACATATTTCTACTCTCAGATGTTTTGGTGATGTCTTGACCTCTCATCCTAGGTTCATTCGTTGGGCCGTGTTTCTTTGCCTGTACCCATTTTAGTCTAACATTTGCCTTCAGAGAAAGCAGCAGAAATGTTTGGTGCCTTAGATACATAAAATCACCCCCAGCTCTGGAGAGTGTCTTCTATTCTCGTCACTGTCAAAACAACAGCCAATTTTGTGACACTAATGTAACAACGAACCCAAAAAATATCAACCTGCCGATATCTTGTTATTTCTTAAGTTCAGTCACTGATTTACATTCTATTTGTTTTCAGGCTTGTCTACTTACCGATGTCACTAACTACACTCCGACTGAAGGCCTTGTGGCTCTCAGAAAACCAGTCGCAGCCTCTCCTTACCTTCCAGACTGATTTTGATCCCGACACGGGCGAGAAGGTGCTCACTTGTGTATTGCTGCCTCAACAGCCATATGAATCAGACAATAAAGGTAATTTAAAGTGGAAGACATTGCAATAAAGTTTTGAATAACATTGTACAGGCAAGTCTGATTTATCAGATTTATACTATGTAGACATTTTTAATCCAAGCGGAACAGTGTCTCCATGTGTCAAATTTATCCTTCCATAATGAAAAAGCCCCAGTCCTGTGACATTTGAGTAATACTGCTCATCAGTTCTAACAGTATCTCAGACTATGTAGTGCCCCGTGGTTTTTGATGGCATTATCACATGATCTAGTCATTGAAGCACACTGTGTTCTGCGTGCCTTGATCCTTTCCTGCAGTATCTGTCAATTATGAGGTTGTGTAAGAGATCACAGCGCCTGTAACAGATCAGGACCTATCCTGCCCCCTGAGGCCCTCCTTGGTTATGTTTTTCAGAAATGCGGTGGATTGGACAGCTAAAGAGGCTTAGCAGCGGCTGGCCTTCTGCCATTAAAGGCTCACCACTGGGTGTAGCGATGCTGCGGAGAGCCGGCTCTGTCTCTGCCTGATACAACCGTTTATTGTCATGTTTGCTTATTGTCTCAGCTGTTTTTTACAGCTCTATGCTTGTCTGTAAGATATGTGATTCAGTGCAAAATGATTATTGTTTGCTTTTCAAGGAGGTTGGGGGGTCTGGAAGATTGTGTTGCTCTGAGCCTATGACTTTAAGCTCAgacttaaatttttttaatggtactttatccccgtagggaaattatttttccactctttgttttttctattctcaaacatgtatgtatgtacaggcctctatacacatgtgcacacacaagatggcctgtaggcatgcaaatagAGAGAGGGTGATggtagagcggtgggcagctACATCATGTTGTGCCCAAAGAGCAAGTTGTTCAGGGATggagccttgctcaagggcttcagcagtgctctggaggtaaACTGgaacctctccactgccagttcacactccaacgtttttggtccacatgggtcttgaactggccaccctccgatccccagcccaagactaaCTGGACTGAGCTATTTGAAACTGAGATCTGGTGGTTTCTTAAATCGGAAGTTTCCAGAAAAGCAATCATAAGAACGAAAATGATTTTCatcttttgaaatattttcttgaaGTCATTGTCAGGTACTCGTTATTATTTTGGTGATGCATAGACTCAAGTAATATGTTGTCTCTGCAGGCTCTGATAATCTCGCCCGCTGTGGAGCCCTGGAGAGCTTGGTGAATGACATGGCCGATGACACGTGGGACAACAAAGCAGTGAACAGGATCAGTTCCATTCACTTCTTGgacgatgatgaggatgatgatgatgaaaaggtGAGACCAACAGGCTGAATGTTGATTTAACCGCTAATAAAGTATTTTATCAAATTGATCTGCAGACAGTAAGAATGTATACATTTGATGAGACTCCAATGTATAGCTTTAAGAATTCCTCATTGTGGACCAAAGTTGTATACAGATGTTAGCTACTAGCATAGTTAAAAACTAGGGGAGACATTTGTAAAGGGACGGCTAAAGGTTTGTTTGGTTACGCTGTTTTATTGTCAGATTTGTATTTTAGATGTTGTCCTCTGTTAAAATGTCAAGGATCCCAAACAGGTGTATAAGAGTCACAGTTCTGTAAAGTAGACAAATGTATGAAACTAGTAGCTGCTTTCATTTCGGCCTTTTTAAGCTGCTGCAGGCTACATATCAAATTAATGGCTAATACTTATGAAATTGTTTGTCaaggttgtgttttctgtcataagaaaattttatgtaattttaatttgacagcttttttttcttgttttatggggaaaaaaaagaatgaccactgattttttttatgtattacaTTATTGCATATAGATTCTGTTTGTTTGCCAAATGTAAACTACTACTTCTTGAGCTGCAGACATAAGAACTATACCACAAATGTGAATCTGTTTCCTTCACACAGGGGACACTGCTTCGCCGGGCCACGCCTCACCCTGGTGAGCTGAAAACCATGAAAAAAGCAGCTGAGAACCTTCGCAACGACCTGAACGCTGCCAAAGGCCTGGACTCCAACAAAAATGAGGTCAATAATGCTGCAGACAGAGTGACCACGTCTGTGTGACCTTTTACCTCAGAAATATCTTTTACCTCCTGTGTCCCGCCATGTTGTCCTGCACAGATCCCACTGcccctctttttcttttacctACAAACCCTGATGTGGCCTACCCCTCCTGTGATTAAACCCTGGGATGCCTGTAACCTTATTTCATTTCCTGCCTTGTGTAGAATGTGTTTGACTCAGACTGTCAGGGCTGCAGTGCCTTCCTGTTTTGAAATAATGTCCACAGCAATAATCTGCACAGATGCTACTTTTAAaaagttcttttttaaaatatgtaactCTTTTTAAAGGCCTCCTTTTTTAAAACTATATAATAGGTAGTTGCACTATCATAAGTCTTTATAATATGGTCCAGCCTTCGTAAATGTATTATATATGTGTTGTATatctatttttaaaacactGGGTGAATacttctttttacattttgggCTAAAACAGGAGTTTTTATGGACCTACTGATTAAGGGTTATTGTATAGTCTCTTGTGAATATTGaaacttttatatttttggCAGCTCACGTGTAAATAGAAAATGTATAGCAAATTATGTAATCAGTTGCAAACCTTTAaaactttttccttttctcttttaatcaaagcaacaaaacacagtCACTAATGTCTTATTCAAGCCATATAATTCTCATTGGGTCATGAGGCAGCCTTGAATCCTGTTAAACATCTAAATTTATTATTGGCtaataaatactgtagatgCAATTATATATGGATTTAAGTGCTGCACATCAAACTTAAACTTTTCATCTGCGATGTAATTTTGCAGAGGTGAAATGCTGTCTTATTTATATGTGCTGTGCTCCACTGCTTTGCAACCTTTTTTAAATAGATGCCAAACCAATCATATCCTTTTAACTTTTCTCTCCCTTTAACTAAGAGTACTGTATGATCAGACGTATGGTGAAGTTCTTACCACAAGGTTGGCATCCTTTTGAAACAGTTGTCAAAAGTTCCACTTTGATGCACTTCTCAGCATTTCTCAAATTCTTTTACATGGTACATAAGGAAtggtattattttgtttttaagttgATTGAAAATGTGGACCAGAGAAATTGGTTCAAGTGTtggtttttaatgtttctgattattatttttgatcAAACTGCACAAATCTGATCTCAGATGGACGCTGTGCCTCGAGATTTTGATTACCTTTTAACCACTGATCAATAAAATGAGTGCAACACTAAACAacatgtttttctcctttttaatttgattttattagcCTTAAGTGTAAAGAAAATGTTAGATATGTTCTAATGTTATGAAATGCACTATTTCAGAAAACATAAATTTGGTGTGGGCttcattattcattatatttaaaaataatattttacattaatgcTAGACTTAAGCTGCTATTCAGACAATAATGCAGTGAGTCCATTTCCTGACCCTCTGTTTCTCGTCTTTTCTGGACAGAAGTGCATGATGTGCCATAAACAACCTGTTTGACCCTGCATGTATTGCATGTTGTACAGATGCTGCCCTGTGTAAATATAACCCTGATTTCAACTTGTGACGCTGTGTGAGGCATAAACAATGCAGTGattcacaaattatttttgacTGCTTAAAATCAAGTCGAAAGTGATATACGTATTTGATGTTCAAACTGATAAATGTTTGAGTTTTGTAAATGTGTCCACAAAGGTTAAGGACATGCAGAGGTTTGTCTCTGCATACGTACTTTTGTCTTTGGTGGTGAATGGCTGAGCCTTTGAAGGAGGTCCCTTTCATTCTCAGATACTGTCGCCTGTCACCAACATggaatcaaccaatcagctgttCTTCCACAATGATCAGTGTTCCCAGCCTTTTGTTGCCTGTGTTCtaactaaaaatgtgtttttcatattaGGACCCCTTTAAAAGTTGATGTTGTTGACATCACTTCCAGAATATACATTTACTTCAACAATAAAGTTCATCAGTTTGAACTTTTAACTATCTTGCTTGTGTTCAGTATGCAATGTATTCGTAAAACAGGATTACATCCCTTTTTTATCTAGTGTTCCAGCGAGTGAATAGATCATTGCTTTTTGTGCCCAAATgacctaaaaaaacaacaactaaggAACACAATATAATGATGCAGTTTCTCAGTTTTCAGCTCAAATGCTTTTGTTCATGGCAGGTGCACTGTTATTCTGTTCTCTATATTTTGAGAGCTAATTAAGGGTATTGATTATCAATATGGccttgtttgatttaatttcaggTTACAACTGTTAACATTAATCTTTGTTGTGATACTTTAAGTGGCCTAGTGCTGCTTAAAAGTGGGCTCTTATTCAGGTAGActacaacacatttcaaacatgGTGTTGACCTGAACTTCCTGAATCTTCCTTTGCCTCTTTATCAAGATGCAACCAAACAGGTTGGAAAGAGATGGGACAAAATAAGCCTTGGTGATGCAGAGCGTCGTTCAGTTACCTTTTAGAACGTTCAAAACAATTGTACCAGGTTTGTGTTGCTCAAATGCATGCTTTGAGCAGGATTGTACCTCACAGGCTTTCAGCAATGGGTGCTGTCTTTTATCTCCAGGAGTGTAGCGATCCTCATACTAACCAGTCCCTCAGGACCAGTAGCCAAAAGTGGGCCATCCCAGGCTTCAGCTGGGTGGCCAACAAAGTGTGGCAGACAACAGGGCCTCATGTGTTCCCAGAGAGCGACAGTGTGTGTGGTCACTGCTCCAGTGCAGACAAGGATacagaagaaaatgaaggaCTTGAGGAGGTCTGTTTTCCAAATCAGGTATCTCAGTCCACTCATGTTGTTTATCTTAACTGATTTATACGCAAAGAAAATGTTGAGaagatgtcatttttattatgtCTTGTGAATGAGCCCAGAGGGAAATACTGTAGTTTCAGTTGATGCATCTAGCAGGTAAACAGTCAAATCAGTGCATCATTTCTTATCACCAGGATCTGGGCCAGCAATCAGACTCCAACACCTCACCACGTCCATTTTGCCAACAGAGAGGTCACACTGGTGAGGGAAGGAAATTTCAGCATCAAACTGCACTTATTGCGGGGTCTGAGGTCCATGCAGGTCCCATCCACAACATAAAGATCTCCTCCATCACAGGGCATGCCAAGTCTTCTTTGACAACAGTGAAGACATTTCCTCAGGAACCAGTCATCTCCCAAGTGCCATTAAGAGTAAATGCACAGTGTCTCTCTTACATATCAAAATATCTGCAGAGCCACACTGAGCACTGCAGACCGCTGCACAGATTGGAGGAAATCACTAATCTTTGTTTGCTACTCAGCCCTTAATTGCATATAAATccaagctttttatttttgatgaaacAATTTCCTCTTAGTTGCAGATTAGAGCGTCTGGCCAGAGGGGGACTTTGGGAATCAGCATTGCGGGTGGGAAGGGTTCTCTGCCTTTCAAAAACCATGATGAGGTAAGTGCTGGTTCAGACGAGCTGGTTACTTTTTTGAGCACATTTTATTGCAGCGTTCATCAAGCCTGAgagttttacttattttttttttcagggcgTTTTTATCTCAAGAGTCATTAAGGGCGGCGCGTCAGAAAAGGCGGGGATCCATGTTGGTGATAGATTGCTGGAGGTAGGCAGGaattatgtatatatttaaatgataaCGGTTAATGTCTCAACTCATGGATTGTTACCCATGTGAAACATGTGAATCACATACATGGACTACATAATGGTTGTAAGAAATACCTTAAAACCCATGATTTTGTTCCTGCTGGTGTTCCTCTTCTGGCCATAGGAGGGCATCATAAGACTAGCACAGAACAGTCAACAAGGAATTTCTACACTGCTGGGATTAAAACTGAGAAACAAGCAAATCAGTAACCAGAGTTTCTGATTTATCCTTGGATTCACACCAATCAGTGGAAAGAGCGTTCTATATTTAGAGAACCTTTGCTgctctctgacctctgaccacTGAGCCTATTTTCATTGGTCTTTGGAGTATATTGTGCTCTAACTCTGTCCAGGTCAACAGCCTTAATATGCAGGGGGCGACCCACCAGGAGGCGGTCAGCGCCCTGAGAAAAGCTGGTAGCTGCATCAAGTTAAAAGTGTTGAGAGAGAGGCTGTGTGACCGGGAAGGGCCTCGGAATCAGCACGACACATCGGAACGACAGCTGTACAGCCGGGACGTCAGGGACGTCAGGGAGCGGGGCAGAAAAGAGCTGATGATGGAGAAGACGGAAGGCTGTTTGTCCAGGAAGATTGAGGCTGTCGTCTGCAATGGCAACGGCATTGTGGGTGGTTTTCTCTTTCGCAGTACAAGCAGAAATCTTGCAACATAAGTCAAGCctaaaatggatttaaaatttaaaaaaaccccaaaaaacaactCCCGTCAGCCAGTCTTTCACACTCTTTTGTCTTTATCTTGCTTTTGTCTTTTTGCATTTCAGTCTGAGTTGGAAAGTAAATCGGAGGCAGAGGACTTCAGAAACAGTCATTCACTCCAAGGGAGGAAACATACAATGGCTGTAAGCATATTTAGGCATGTTTTAAGCATATTTCTTATTCCCTACTGCCCTCCCCTTTTTCTATCCTGCCCTGAAACACCTTATTTtgcccttttttaaaattcaaaagaaaaacacttgagATTTCtgacctgattttattttttcagatttcaTCACATAGGCACTACACCACCtgatgacttttcttttttctttctccctatTCTCATTTCATATCCTGCTCTGTCAATCATCTGACAGATCCCGCGGATAATCCTCACTCATCCCTCAACCTCAGATGAAGATGTGGAACTCTTGACACAAAGCCTCAGCAGAGAGCCTCCACATGACTTTGACATTTATGACAGCCATGTCTGCTTCGACAACTCCTTCTGCCCACCATGACAACAGGGGGGCATCCAGCTGCACAGACTATCATTACCCACAGCTCGTGTTTCTACGGAATGGATTGATCTCACTGATATTActgattaatgattaaaacatatTCTAACTGttggaatgtgttttttttattgtgactgTGAAGCTTTTATGTCTGTCAAATTTATATTGCTGCTCATAGTATTTTGTGATATTAAAGTCATTTAAAGAATGGACAACTGTAAGATGTTGAATTTATTaggaaaataaaagctttgCCTGCACAAAAACAGATATTGTCAAGCATGAATGGATCAGTTTACCCATAATACATGTCCAATTTCCTTTTCATACCACTGCCCTGTaaactaggggagtgctggggAGTGCACAGCAAGTAGTCAAAATCATGAGGAGTCCTGAGACATGCTGAGAGTTTCTTACGTGTTCACTCACCTCCCGTATAAGCTGAGATAACACTCTTAATAGACTGCTTCATGAGAAGAATAGGGATGTCAGTCTCGCATCCAAAGGTTGGACTTTGGAACCATCAATACCTGTTCAATATTTTTCTcaataaagtgcaaaaatatCATTCCAGGAGCATTGTCGTTGTTCTGAAGAAGACTTAAATCCAGACTCACAGTTGAACAAACTATAaggtaaacatacagtatgaaatCGGGGGTTCAGCCATCGgaggttcgaatcccgctcccgccagaacatccatcggagtgtgagctgacggtgggaggtgtcggctcacctcccagccactacCGAGGCGCCGTTGAGCAAGACGACGTCCCCCcgacaagatgctcattggggcgcgaccctcaCGCGCAACCCGTCACTCCCCCTCCCTTGTACCATTATATGTCCTCTCTGTcaactaattgcatgcctacaggcccctagtgtgtgctgtgttcaggggcctgtaacctgtaaccctgtgtgtaattaacacatatatgtacatgcgtgagtgtgaagtgtaaaaagaatttccccaagagggattaataaattactgattattattattattaaatgtataaAGAATGAGTTAAAGAgccatgaaaacacattttgatcaACCGTTATTAACATAATTCAGAGGGTGAAGGTTTGTCAGACATCAAGACTGTTGTTTGTGACTGTATATAAACTGCGTGATCAGTTTTGCTGTGAAATATTTCTTGGCAGATGGGTGATAATAGTCTGGGGATGAAACCTGACGGAAACGAACACCCAATGTGCAAGATTGTGACACAAAAGCAAGACTTCAGGTCAAGTCAAGGTGTGCACGGGTATGAATAGCTCTGTAATAAAAGAGCGTGCTTGTCTGAAGAACAGTCATGCAAACAGATTGCATGTTCTGTTATGTTTACATGggcattcattcatccatccatccatccatattgtTATACTTATTAAACTAGTATTCTCGCATACTAACGTATTTGATGCTTGACTCACCAcggaaataaaaatatgatcttTCAACACAGTCTAATTGAGATTTACTGACTTCGACATAAAAAATCTCCAAAAACACCTTATCAATATTAATATGGCTATATTAACAGGTATGTACAAAGTAGACAAAGGCTAGATggtagaattaaaaaaaacaaaacgctgATGTCCTGATATGTGAAACAATTCATCTCAAGACAAGAAAGGCAAAACAAAGTCACTTCAATGTGCTTCAAAATAGTCTTTTCTGGTTTTTTAATgcttaataaatatttcattgcttaatgtgaaaatttatatttttatactgaTGTCATTTGC
This is a stretch of genomic DNA from Antennarius striatus isolate MH-2024 chromosome 11, ASM4005453v1, whole genome shotgun sequence. It encodes these proteins:
- the LOC137603997 gene encoding uncharacterized protein isoform X1 is translated as MHALSRIVPHRLSAMGAVFYLQECSDPHTNQSLRTSSQKWAIPGFSWVANKVWQTTGPHVFPESDSVCGHCSSADKDTEENEGLEEVCFPNQDLGQQSDSNTSPRPFCQQRGHTGEGRKFQHQTALIAGSEVHAGPIHNIKISSITGHAKSSLTTVKTFPQEPVISQVPLRLQIRASGQRGTLGISIAGGKGSLPFKNHDEGVFISRVIKGGASEKAGIHVGDRLLEVNSLNMQGATHQEAVSALRKAGSCIKLKVLRERLCDREGPRNQHDTSERQLYSRDVRDVRERGRKELMMEKTEGCLSRKIEAVVCNGNGISELESKSEAEDFRNSHSLQGRKHTMAIPRIILTHPSTSDEDVELLTQSLSREPPHDFDIYDSHVCFDNSFCPP
- the LOC137603997 gene encoding tyrosine-protein phosphatase non-receptor type 13 isoform X2, encoding MHALSRIVPHRLSAMGAVFYLQECSDPHTNQSLRTSSQKWAIPGFSWVANKVWQTTGPHVFPESDSVCGHCSSADKDTEENEGLEEDLGQQSDSNTSPRPFCQQRGHTGEGRKFQHQTALIAGSEVHAGPIHNIKISSITGHAKSSLTTVKTFPQEPVISQVPLRLQIRASGQRGTLGISIAGGKGSLPFKNHDEGVFISRVIKGGASEKAGIHVGDRLLEVNSLNMQGATHQEAVSALRKAGSCIKLKVLRERLCDREGPRNQHDTSERQLYSRDVRDVRERGRKELMMEKTEGCLSRKIEAVVCNGNGISELESKSEAEDFRNSHSLQGRKHTMAIPRIILTHPSTSDEDVELLTQSLSREPPHDFDIYDSHVCFDNSFCPP